In Pseudomonadota bacterium, one genomic interval encodes:
- a CDS encoding Hint domain-containing protein yields the protein METGFRGTFVISWSQTQTDGETAAIPSALAASKTWRWTGDVVRVDGPGAILRLDGANGDAELRRRAAERVRRLVGAARANTADLEDVDLADFAPLRDDCFVVTDGRAAYVVTLVDVPGARPLAMFVDDVPPADIDLWIVAARIAPALDRTVRTAPEAGRMICFTPGTQIRLGDGAADVAALKPGDKVQTKDNGLQEVLWVGSRRITGARLHVMPELAPVRLRSAALGSGRPDAELVVSPEHRMLVKGAQARALFNSEEVLVSARDLADGQGVWIDRLVREVTYVHVLFERHEIVFANGLETESFHPAQAALTEAQAEAVRSFSTLEEAARRVLSARDLADGQGVWIDRLVREVTYVHV from the coding sequence ATGGAAACGGGCTTTCGAGGCACGTTCGTCATCTCCTGGTCGCAGACGCAAACAGACGGCGAAACCGCCGCGATCCCATCGGCGCTGGCAGCGAGTAAGACCTGGCGCTGGACGGGGGACGTGGTCCGCGTGGACGGGCCGGGCGCGATACTGCGGCTAGACGGGGCAAACGGAGACGCTGAGCTGCGCAGGCGAGCGGCGGAGAGAGTCCGCAGGCTTGTCGGCGCAGCTCGCGCAAACACGGCAGATCTCGAGGATGTCGATCTCGCGGACTTCGCGCCGCTCCGGGACGACTGCTTTGTCGTCACGGATGGACGCGCGGCCTACGTCGTGACGCTTGTGGACGTGCCGGGCGCGCGCCCGCTTGCGATGTTCGTGGACGACGTACCACCTGCCGATATCGACCTTTGGATCGTGGCGGCGCGCATCGCGCCGGCGCTCGACCGCACGGTGCGCACAGCGCCCGAGGCGGGGCGCATGATCTGTTTTACGCCCGGGACCCAGATCAGGCTGGGCGATGGGGCGGCCGACGTGGCCGCGCTGAAGCCCGGCGACAAGGTCCAGACCAAGGATAACGGCCTCCAGGAGGTGCTCTGGGTGGGGTCGCGCCGCATAACAGGCGCGCGGCTCCATGTCATGCCGGAGCTTGCGCCGGTACGGCTCCGGTCGGCGGCGCTGGGCTCCGGGCGGCCCGATGCCGAGCTTGTCGTCTCACCGGAGCATCGGATGCTCGTGAAGGGCGCGCAGGCACGGGCGCTCTTCAATTCCGAGGAGGTGCTCGTGAGCGCGCGCGATCTCGCGGACGGGCAGGGCGTGTGGATCGACCGGCTGGTGCGCGAGGTGACCTATGTGCACGTGCTTTTCGAGCGACACGAGATTGTCTTTGCCAACGGTCTCGAAACCGAGAGCTTTCACCCCGCCCAGGCGGCGCTGACGGAGGCGCAGGCCGAGGCGGTGCGCAGCTTCTCCACCCTGGAAGAGGCGGCGCGGCGTGTCTTGAGCGCGCGCGATCTCGCGGACGGGCAGGGCGTGTGGATCGACCGGCTGGTGCGCGAGGTGACCTATGTGCACGTG
- a CDS encoding AMP-binding protein, protein MNPAEWLARTALRAPEAPALLSGEEVVADYATFARRAAGIAGALRARAIGPGARVAIFMTNRTEYLEAFYGIWWSGAAAIPINGKLHAREAEWILGNARAELAIVSADIGAALETDVAVVEAGELPGWYGHAPLDAPAPMAAGDLCWLFYTSGTTGRPKGVMMSAGNIEAMALSYFVDVDDVLSEDAALYAAPMSHAAGIYNFMHVMRGARHVVPRSGGFDPGEILALAPRLGSVHMFAAPTMVRRLVDHAKTTGATGEGLRTIVYAGGPMYNADIIEAVEVMGPRFVQVYGQGECPMAITALSRADVADRAHGRWAARLGSVGTAQSVVEVRILGEDGRELPRGEVGEIAVAGTPVMLGYWDNPEATAKTVRDGWLWTGDMGHMDADGYVTLVDRLKDLIISGGSNVYPREVEEVLLTHPGVREVAVVGQRDAEWGEIVVAFVACDGALDTGALDAHCRANIARFKAPKVYREIAALPKNNYGKVLKTELRALLES, encoded by the coding sequence TCCGGGCACCGGAGGCTCCGGCGCTTCTCAGCGGGGAGGAGGTGGTGGCCGATTACGCGACCTTCGCGCGGCGCGCCGCGGGCATCGCCGGCGCGCTGCGTGCCCGGGCGATCGGCCCCGGCGCCCGCGTGGCGATCTTCATGACCAACCGCACGGAATATCTCGAGGCCTTCTACGGCATCTGGTGGTCAGGGGCGGCGGCTATCCCCATCAACGGCAAGCTCCATGCCCGGGAGGCGGAATGGATCCTCGGCAATGCCCGCGCGGAACTGGCGATCGTGAGCGCCGATATCGGCGCGGCGCTCGAGACCGACGTGGCGGTGGTGGAGGCCGGGGAGCTTCCGGGCTGGTACGGGCATGCGCCGCTCGACGCGCCCGCGCCCATGGCGGCGGGCGATCTCTGCTGGCTCTTTTACACGTCGGGAACGACGGGGCGGCCCAAGGGCGTGATGATGAGCGCGGGCAATATCGAGGCCATGGCGTTGAGCTATTTCGTCGATGTCGATGACGTGCTGTCCGAGGATGCCGCGCTTTATGCCGCGCCGATGAGCCACGCGGCGGGCATCTATAACTTCATGCATGTGATGCGCGGCGCGCGGCACGTGGTGCCCCGCTCGGGCGGGTTTGATCCCGGCGAGATCCTCGCGCTCGCGCCACGCCTCGGATCGGTGCACATGTTCGCCGCGCCCACGATGGTGCGGCGGCTCGTGGACCATGCGAAGACCACGGGCGCCACGGGGGAGGGGCTCCGGACGATCGTCTATGCAGGCGGGCCCATGTACAATGCCGACATCATCGAGGCGGTTGAGGTGATGGGGCCGCGCTTCGTGCAGGTCTACGGGCAGGGGGAGTGCCCCATGGCGATCACGGCGCTCTCGCGCGCAGACGTGGCCGACCGCGCCCATGGGCGCTGGGCCGCGCGTCTCGGTTCGGTGGGCACAGCGCAATCGGTGGTCGAGGTGCGGATCCTCGGCGAGGACGGGCGCGAGCTGCCCCGCGGCGAGGTGGGCGAGATCGCCGTGGCGGGCACGCCGGTGATGCTGGGCTATTGGGACAACCCCGAGGCCACCGCGAAGACCGTGCGCGATGGATGGCTCTGGACCGGGGACATGGGGCACATGGACGCCGACGGGTATGTGACGCTCGTGGATCGCTTGAAGGACCTGATCATCTCAGGAGGCTCGAACGTTTACCCGCGCGAGGTGGAGGAGGTGCTGCTCACGCATCCGGGCGTGCGCGAGGTGGCGGTCGTGGGGCAGCGGGACGCGGAGTGGGGCGAGATCGTGGTGGCCTTCGTGGCCTGCGACGGTGCGCTTGACACGGGCGCCCTCGATGCCCATTGCCGCGCCAACATCGCGCGCTTCAAGGCGCCGAAGGTTTACCGCGAGATCGCGGCGCTGCCGAAGAACAATTACGGCAAGGTGCTGAAGACCGAGCTACGCGCCTTGCTCGAAAGCTAG